Proteins encoded together in one Mus caroli chromosome 4, CAROLI_EIJ_v1.1, whole genome shotgun sequence window:
- the LOC110293011 gene encoding interferon alpha-12-like, with product MARLCAFLMALLLMSYWSTCCLGCDLPQTQKLRNKRALTLLVQMRRLSPLSCLKDRKNFRFPLEKVDAQQIQKAQAIPFVRELTQQILTLFTSKDSSAAWNATLIDSFCNDLNDQLNDLQGCLMQQVEIQAPPLTQEDSLLAVRKYFHRITVYLREKKHSPCAWEVVRAEVWRALSSSAKLLASLKEEK from the coding sequence ATGGCTAGGCTCTGTGCTTTCCTGATGGCCCTGCTGCTGATGAGCTACTGGTCAACCTGCTGTCTAGGATGTGACCTGCCCCAGACTCAGAAACTCAGAAACAAGAGAGCCTTAACCCTCCTGGTACAAATGAGGAgactctcccctctctcctgcctgaAGGACAGAAAGAACTTTAGATTCCCCCTGGAGAAGGTGGATGCCCAGCAGATCCAGAAGGCTCAAGCCATCCCTTTTGTGCGTGAGCTGACCCAGCAGATCCTGACCCTCTTCACATCAAAGGACTCATCTGCTGCTTGGAATGCAACCCTCATAGACTCATTCTGCAATGACCTCAACGATCAGCTCAATGACCTGCAAGGCTGTCTGATGCAGCAGGTAGAGATACAGGCACCTCCCCTGACCCAGGAAGATTCCCTGCTGGCTGTGAGGAAATACTTCCACAGGATCACTGTTTacctgagagagaagaaacacagcCCCTGTGCCTGGGAGGTGGTCAGAGCAGAAGTCTGGAGAGCCCTGTCTTCCTCAGCCAAGTTGCTGGCAAGCCTGAAAGAAGAGAAGTGA
- the LOC110293017 gene encoding interferon alpha-9, translating into MARPFSFLMVLVVMSYWSTCSLGCDLPQTHNLRNKKILTLMAQMRRLSPLSCLKDRKDFGFPQEKVDAQQIQKAQAIPVLSELTQQILTLFTSKDSSAAWDATLLDSFCTGLHQLLNDLQGCLMQLVGMKELPLTQEDSQLAMKKYFHKITVYLREKKHSPCAWEVVRAEVWRALSSSINLLARLSEEKE; encoded by the coding sequence ATGGCTAGGCCCTTTTCTTTCCTGATGGTCTTGGTGGTGATGAGCTACTGGTCAACCTGCTCTCTAGGATGTGAcctgcctcaaactcataacCTCAGGAACAAGAAAATCTTGACACTTATGGCACAAATGAGGAgactctcccctctctcctgcctgaAGGACAGGAAGGACTTTGGATTCCCCCAGGAGAAGGTGGATGCCCAGCAGATTCAGAAGGCTCAAGCCATCCCTGTCCTGAGTGAGCTGACCCAGCAGATCCTGACCCTCTTCACATCAAAGGACTCATCTGCTGCTTGGGATGCAACCCTCCTAGACTCATTCTGCACTGGCCTCCATCAGCTGCTCAATGACCTGCAAGGCTGTCTGATGCAGCTGGTTGGGATGAAGGAACTGCCCCTGACCCAGGAAGACTCCCAGCTGGCTATGAAGAAATATTTCCACAAGATCACTGTGTacctgagagagaagaaacacagcCCCTGTGCCTGGGAGGTGGTCAGAGCAGAAGTCTGGAGAGCCCTGTCTTCCTCAATTAACTTGCTGGCAAGACTGAGTGAGGAGAAAGAGTGA
- the LOC110292969 gene encoding interferon alpha-9-like, with amino-acid sequence MARPFAFLMVLVVMSYWSTCSLGCDLPQTHNLSNKKILTLIAQMRRLSPLSCLKNRKDFGFPQEKVDVQQIQKAQAIPILNELTQQILTLFTSKDSSAAWNATLLDSFCNDLHQQLNDLQGCLMQQVGVQEPPLVQKDSLLAVRKYFHRITVYLREKKHSPCAWKVVRAEVWRALSSSVNLLASLSKEKE; translated from the coding sequence ATGGCTAGGCCCTTTGCTTTCCTGATGGTCTTGGTGGTGATGAGCTACTGGTCAACCTGCTCTCTAGGATGTGAcctgcctcaaactcataacCTCAGCAACAAGAAAATCTTGACACTTATAGCACAAATGAGGAgactctcccctctctcctgcctgaAGAACAGGAAGGACTTCGGATTCCCCCAGGAGAAGGTGGATGTCCAGCAGATCCAGAAGGCTCAAGCCATCCCTATCCTGAATGAGCTGACCCAGCAGATCCTGACCCTCTTCACATCAAAGGACTCATCTGCTGCTTGGAATGCAACCCTCCTAGACTCATTCTGCAATGACCTCCACCAGCAGCTCAATGACCTGCAAGGGTGTCTGATGCAGCAGGTGGGGGTGCAAGAGCCTCCCCTGGTCCAGAAAGACTCCCTGCTGGCTGTGAGGAAATACTTCCACAGGATCACTGTGTacctgagagagaagaaacacagcCCCTGTGCCTGGAAGGTGGTCAGAGCAGAAGTCTGGAGAGCCCTGTCTTCCTCAGTTAACTTGCTGGCAAGTCTGAGTAAGGAGAAGGAGTGA